Below is a genomic region from Paraburkholderia phenazinium.
AAGCTTTGCCGCCGTGGTGATGCGCAAAGATCCGCCGTTCGACATGGAATACGTGACGTCCACGTGGCTGCTGGAGCTTGCAGAACGCAGCGGCGCCCGCATCTTCAATAAGCCGCAGGCGATTCGGGATCATTCGGAAAAGCTCGCGATCGGCGAATTCCCGCAGTTCGTTGCGCCAACGCTCGTGACGCGCGACGCCACAAGATTGCGCGCGTTTCACGCGGAGCATGGCGATGTGATCCTGAAGCCGCTCGACGGCATGGGCGGCATGGGCGTGTTTCGCGTGAAAGCGGATGGCATGAACCTCGGTTCGATCATCGAGATGCTGAGCCACGACGGCGCGCGTTCGGTGATGGCGCAGAAATTCATCCCCGAGATCAAGGACGGCGACAAGCGCATTCTGCTGATCGGCGGCCAGCCGGTGCCGTATTCGCTCGCGCGCATTCCTCAGGGCAATGAGGTGCGCGGCAATCTTGCCGCGGGTGGGCTCGGCGTGGCGCAACCGCTGACCGAGCACGATCGCAAGATTGCGGAGACGCTGGCGCCGGTGCTCGCGGAGCGCGGTCTGCTGCTGGTGGGCCTCGACGCAATCGGTGATTGGCTCACCGAAGTGAACGTGACGAGCCCGACGTGCTTTCGCGAAATCATGGATCAGACCGGTTTCGACGTCGCCGGAATGTTCATCGACGCGTTGGAGCGGGCGGTCGGATAAGGCAGTCGCCCTGACGGGTTGCCCAGGTGGTCTGTCAGGGCGGCGTCGAGCGAACAAGTGGCGGAAGCGCGAAAATGAGCCTGTTACAATGCCCGCTCTTTAGCGGCGGCCCGCGTCGGTTAGGATCGCCGGCAGGCGCGCCGCTCGAAACCTCAGATTTCGCGCGGGCATGAAGCGCTCGTTCGCTGCGGGGCCGTCTCGGCCTGGCAGGTAGGCAGCGCGGAACGCGGATCCGACCCTCAGACCATCGGCCGGTCGAGGGCGTGACGACCGGGTTAAAACCCGGGCCACGGTTCAGGGCCGTTTTTTGCAGCAAGGCTGACATGGCAGGCATTCTGATCATTGCGCACGCCCCTCTCGCAACGGCGCTCAGGGACTGTATCGCACACGTTTACGGGGGCTTACCGGCCCGCATCGGCGTCATCGACGTCTCACCGGACTGCGATCCTGTGGAGGTCGTGGCATTCGCGCACTCCGAGATCGATCGGCTCAGGGAAGAGAACGGCGCCCTGGTGTTGACCGATATGTTCGGCGCGACGCCTTCCAATATCGCCGCGCGGCTCGCGTCGCTGCCCGATGTGCGCGTACTGGCCGGCGTGAATCTGCCGATGCTGCTACGCGCGGTCTGCTATCGCGCGACGCCGCTCGACACGCTGGTCGACAAGGCGCTGGCCGGGGCGACCAAGGGCGTCCAGGCGGTCGCGCCGGGCACGCCCGCGCCAGTGTGCGCACCGCCTGTGATGGGCGATTGCGTGCCTGCCATGCTGCCGGAGAGCGATCTCACCCACAAGCAGGGCACGACGAGCCTGTAACGGTTTCGGTTTCATCTTTCATAAACATCATTACCCGCGCTTCGGACCATTACATGCTGCAACAGGAAACGACTATCGTGAACAAGCTGGGGCTGCACGCGCGCGCGTCGGCCAAACTGACGCAACTCGCGGGTAACTTCCAGGCGGAAATCTGGATGAGCCGCAACGGGCGGCGCATCAACGCGAAAAGCATCATGGGAGTGATGATGCTGGCCGCGGGCATCGGCAGCACGGTGCTGATCGAAACCGAAGGCTCAGACGAAAAGGAAGCGATGGACGCACTACTGAAACTGATCGCTGATAAATTCGGCGAAGGTCAGTAACGCGGCGCGTTTACAGATTATTTGGGT
It encodes:
- the gshB gene encoding glutathione synthase → MDILFIADPLDHFKIYKDSTYAMMAEAARRGHTLYTCEPKHLAWTGADVEANARRFAIVGDESDGHRETWYAADAAAPRSLKSFAAVVMRKDPPFDMEYVTSTWLLELAERSGARIFNKPQAIRDHSEKLAIGEFPQFVAPTLVTRDATRLRAFHAEHGDVILKPLDGMGGMGVFRVKADGMNLGSIIEMLSHDGARSVMAQKFIPEIKDGDKRILLIGGQPVPYSLARIPQGNEVRGNLAAGGLGVAQPLTEHDRKIAETLAPVLAERGLLLVGLDAIGDWLTEVNVTSPTCFREIMDQTGFDVAGMFIDALERAVG
- a CDS encoding PTS sugar transporter subunit IIA translates to MAGILIIAHAPLATALRDCIAHVYGGLPARIGVIDVSPDCDPVEVVAFAHSEIDRLREENGALVLTDMFGATPSNIAARLASLPDVRVLAGVNLPMLLRAVCYRATPLDTLVDKALAGATKGVQAVAPGTPAPVCAPPVMGDCVPAMLPESDLTHKQGTTSL
- a CDS encoding HPr family phosphocarrier protein, encoding MLQQETTIVNKLGLHARASAKLTQLAGNFQAEIWMSRNGRRINAKSIMGVMMLAAGIGSTVLIETEGSDEKEAMDALLKLIADKFGEGQ